A region from the Streptomyces lydicus genome encodes:
- a CDS encoding PH domain-containing protein — protein MPLPFLTADRDLDPDTRAADSAALAHDEPDHWRRPYRPGPWRVGAAAVFLLLASFVLLSALITAMAGSLSGAAACAVVGAAMITLALRLLRVGVWVSAHGLRQVNLLRTTTEPWSAVASVQTRQQPVRWLGLPRTVQGQALIIERTQGEPLRSLLTDHNGDFLSRPEAFERAADVLEAWAAEYRA, from the coding sequence GTGCCCCTGCCCTTCCTGACGGCCGACCGCGACCTCGATCCCGACACCCGTGCCGCGGATTCGGCCGCGCTCGCGCATGACGAGCCCGACCACTGGCGCCGTCCCTACCGCCCCGGACCGTGGCGGGTAGGGGCGGCGGCGGTGTTTTTGCTGCTCGCCTCGTTCGTGCTGCTCTCCGCATTGATCACCGCGATGGCCGGCTCGCTGTCCGGTGCCGCGGCCTGTGCGGTGGTGGGGGCGGCGATGATCACCCTGGCCCTCCGTCTGTTGCGGGTCGGGGTGTGGGTCAGCGCGCACGGCCTGCGGCAGGTGAATCTGCTGCGTACGACCACCGAACCCTGGAGCGCCGTCGCCTCCGTGCAAACGCGGCAGCAGCCGGTGCGCTGGCTGGGGCTGCCGCGGACGGTGCAGGGGCAGGCGCTGATCATCGAGCGGACGCAGGGCGAACCGCTGCGGTCCCTCCTCACGGACCACAACGGCGACTTCCTGTCCCGCCCGGAGGCGTTCGAGCGGGCCGCGGATGTGCTGGAGGCCTGGGCGGCGGAGTACCGCGCCTGA